A genomic window from Methanovulcanius yangii includes:
- a CDS encoding EF-Tu/IF-2/RF-3 family GTPase, giving the protein MPNLTIAVLGANGYAKDIGKAGTSSDITFYNLKKGEDTVTIIEPTRYPERLAPLYYAVAMSSAALLIVDAITAEFGEMVVMLDAQKVTKGYIVLRNYLDISQIAPLIRGTAVEGYAVVEDNPIAMREQLLVDAQALTYEQDATGMTGIVSVDHAFNVKGIGTVVLGGVESGTIRQHDTLTGYPGEITAQLRSIQKHDDDVTEAYESDRVGLALKNISAEELERGMVLTNGPGIKVSNRLEGPAHIVKYWPEPLKEGMVVHIGFWMQYINGRVVSVASEGDWHTPTLVIELDRELAYLPGHSAVIHYLDGGRLRVAGTIDL; this is encoded by the coding sequence ATGCCAAACCTGACCATAGCTGTCCTGGGTGCCAATGGATATGCAAAAGATATCGGAAAGGCGGGGACAAGTTCGGATATCACCTTCTATAATCTGAAAAAAGGTGAGGATACGGTCACGATCATCGAACCGACCCGGTATCCCGAACGGCTTGCCCCCCTCTACTATGCGGTTGCGATGTCGTCGGCGGCCCTTCTCATCGTCGATGCGATCACCGCGGAATTCGGCGAGATGGTGGTCATGCTCGATGCACAGAAGGTGACGAAAGGGTACATCGTGCTGCGTAATTATCTCGATATCTCCCAGATTGCACCGCTTATCCGGGGAACGGCGGTCGAAGGGTATGCCGTCGTCGAGGACAATCCGATAGCAATGCGGGAACAACTCCTCGTGGATGCCCAGGCGCTTACCTATGAACAGGACGCCACCGGCATGACGGGGATTGTCTCCGTCGACCATGCCTTCAATGTGAAAGGGATAGGGACGGTCGTTCTTGGCGGTGTCGAATCCGGGACAATACGGCAGCATGACACCCTGACCGGCTACCCCGGCGAAATCACCGCTCAGCTGCGGTCCATCCAGAAACACGACGACGATGTGACCGAGGCCTATGAGAGCGACCGCGTGGGCCTCGCTCTCAAAAACATCTCCGCCGAGGAGCTGGAACGAGGGATGGTCCTCACCAACGGACCCGGCATCAAAGTCAGCAATCGCCTGGAGGGGCCGGCGCATATCGTAAAATACTGGCCCGAACCCCTCAAGGAGGGGATGGTTGTTCATATCGGGTTCTGGATGCAGTATATCAACGGCCGGGTTGTGTCGGTCGCATCGGAGGGCGACTGGCACACGCCGACGCTTGTCATAGAACTCGACAGGGAACTGGCATATCTCCCGGGACATTCCGCGGTCATCCACTATCTCGACGGCGGTCGCCTCAGGGTCGCGGGAACAATCGACCTCTGA
- a CDS encoding glutamate--tRNA ligase: MATDPKDFFYLHALRNAVEHNNVPRAGPVLGALMGAHPEFRSQAKELSGILQGVLSDIEGMTPEERRAKLAELAPEMLEKKEKKKRETGLRPLANVGPEGVVMRFAPNPSGPLHLGHARASFLNDYYVREYGGKYILRIEDTDPKRVNEENYRMLLDDIEWLGLEISDIVYQSDRLDIYYEYCEKLISIGGAYVCTCDAEVFREKKNAKVACPCREQSVEDNLRLWQAMLDGEYAEGTITVRVKTDIEHPDPAMRDYSIFRIVESPPHPRIDARVYPLMNFSVAVDDHLLGLTHVIRGKDHIANTRRQQFIYEYFGWPMPEYFHYGRMSIEGVVLSTSAMKEGIAQGIYTGWDDIHLGTLKAIARRGFQAEAVRHAMVDIGIGQTDISFSWENLYAANKALVDPVAPRYFFVPDPVACTIEGAPEMVATPSRNPNDPAEGSRNLPFAGTLYAPEDEVATPGLVRFKDLFNVRIGESGGIPTFVYDGDSLEEARAERAPIVQWLPKGETVPCSLHTPDGIVHGLCERGVMDEYDRVVQFERVGFVRVDEVTEHNVSAYFTHR, encoded by the coding sequence ATGGCAACAGACCCCAAAGACTTCTTTTATCTTCACGCCCTGCGAAACGCCGTCGAGCACAACAATGTCCCACGGGCGGGACCGGTTCTCGGCGCACTGATGGGTGCACACCCGGAATTCCGGTCGCAGGCAAAGGAACTCTCCGGCATCCTGCAGGGGGTCCTCTCGGACATCGAGGGCATGACGCCGGAGGAGCGGCGCGCAAAGCTCGCAGAGCTCGCACCGGAAATGCTCGAAAAGAAAGAGAAGAAGAAACGCGAGACCGGTCTTCGGCCCCTTGCAAATGTTGGTCCCGAGGGCGTGGTGATGCGCTTTGCCCCGAACCCTTCCGGCCCGCTTCATCTCGGGCATGCCCGCGCCTCATTTCTCAATGACTACTATGTCCGGGAATACGGTGGGAAGTATATCCTGCGCATCGAGGATACCGATCCCAAGCGGGTGAACGAGGAGAACTACCGGATGCTCCTCGATGATATCGAGTGGCTCGGCCTTGAAATCTCGGATATCGTCTACCAGAGCGACCGGCTCGACATCTACTACGAATACTGTGAAAAGCTCATCTCCATCGGCGGGGCGTATGTCTGCACCTGTGATGCAGAGGTCTTCCGCGAAAAGAAGAATGCAAAGGTTGCCTGCCCCTGCAGGGAGCAGAGCGTCGAAGATAACCTTCGCCTCTGGCAGGCGATGCTGGACGGGGAGTATGCCGAAGGGACGATCACCGTCCGCGTGAAGACCGACATCGAACACCCGGACCCCGCGATGCGGGATTACTCGATATTCAGGATCGTCGAATCGCCCCCGCATCCCCGCATCGATGCCCGCGTCTACCCGCTGATGAACTTCTCCGTCGCGGTGGACGATCATCTCCTTGGTCTGACTCATGTGATCCGCGGCAAGGATCACATCGCGAACACCCGTCGCCAGCAGTTCATCTACGAGTACTTCGGATGGCCGATGCCGGAGTATTTCCATTACGGGCGCATGTCCATCGAAGGCGTCGTCCTCTCCACATCGGCGATGAAGGAGGGCATTGCACAGGGCATCTATACCGGGTGGGACGATATTCACCTCGGGACCCTGAAGGCAATCGCACGCCGTGGATTTCAGGCGGAGGCGGTCCGGCATGCGATGGTGGATATCGGCATCGGGCAGACGGACATCTCCTTTTCATGGGAGAACCTTTATGCGGCGAACAAGGCCCTCGTCGACCCCGTCGCCCCGCGGTACTTCTTTGTCCCCGACCCGGTCGCCTGCACCATCGAAGGGGCGCCGGAGATGGTGGCAACTCCCTCCAGAAACCCGAATGACCCGGCGGAGGGCTCCCGAAACCTGCCGTTTGCCGGAACGCTCTATGCGCCGGAAGATGAGGTGGCCACCCCCGGGCTGGTGCGGTTCAAGGATCTCTTCAATGTGCGCATCGGGGAGAGCGGCGGCATCCCGACCTTTGTCTATGACGGGGATTCACTGGAGGAGGCACGTGCGGAGCGGGCGCCTATCGTGCAGTGGCTTCCGAAGGGCGAGACCGTCCCCTGCAGCCTCCATACGCCCGACGGCATTGTTCACGGGCTCTGTGAACGCGGTGTCATGGACGAATATGACAGGGTCGTTCAGTTCGAACGTGTCGGTTTTGTCCGCGTGGATGAGGTGACGGAGCATAATGTCTCCGCCTACTTTACCCACCGATAA
- a CDS encoding polyprenyl synthetase family protein, which yields MDLFTYLETVAEEIDTALEREFGGLPGELNKASAHLLLAGGKRLRPAVVMLAADMVRKGRSQEIFPAALALEVTHTFTLIHDDIMDGDAVRRGVPTVHTVWNEPTGILAGDVLYAHAFKLICTAIAADVDKVRSVTTLANACAELCEGQHMDMSFETREDVDEWEYIEMVSKKTGILYAAAAAIGATLAGCSAQQAQSLYEWGLSSGIAFQIQDDYIDLMADSSKSGKDRASDLRQGKQTLVAILAREKGIDLSKYRKPDLTEGEIDEAISLLEDGGVLEEVRAIAQSRVERAKSMLNIFPDCDEKDCLMQITDYFVSRGF from the coding sequence ATGGATCTGTTCACATATCTGGAAACTGTTGCGGAAGAGATTGACACGGCACTGGAGAGGGAATTCGGCGGACTTCCCGGCGAACTTAACAAGGCGAGCGCCCACCTGCTGCTTGCGGGTGGAAAGAGGCTGCGACCTGCGGTGGTCATGCTCGCCGCCGATATGGTCAGAAAAGGCCGGTCGCAGGAGATATTTCCCGCCGCCCTTGCACTGGAAGTCACCCACACGTTCACACTGATCCATGACGACATCATGGACGGGGACGCAGTGCGCCGCGGTGTCCCGACCGTGCATACGGTCTGGAACGAACCGACCGGCATTCTTGCGGGAGATGTCCTCTATGCCCATGCGTTCAAACTGATATGTACCGCGATCGCCGCCGATGTGGATAAAGTACGATCGGTCACGACTCTTGCCAATGCCTGTGCCGAACTCTGCGAGGGGCAGCACATGGACATGTCGTTTGAGACCCGCGAGGATGTCGATGAATGGGAGTACATTGAGATGGTCTCGAAGAAGACCGGGATTCTCTATGCCGCAGCGGCCGCCATCGGTGCAACTCTTGCAGGCTGCAGCGCCCAGCAGGCCCAGTCGCTCTATGAGTGGGGGCTTTCCAGCGGCATCGCATTCCAGATACAGGACGATTACATCGACCTGATGGCAGATTCCTCAAAGAGTGGAAAGGACCGTGCCTCCGATCTTAGGCAGGGGAAGCAGACGCTTGTTGCGATCCTTGCCCGTGAGAAGGGCATCGACCTTTCGAAATACCGCAAACCCGACCTGACAGAGGGGGAGATTGATGAGGCGATCTCTCTTCTCGAAGATGGCGGTGTCCTGGAAGAAGTACGGGCCATCGCACAGTCCCGGGTTGAGAGGGCCAAGAGCATGCTCAACATCTTCCCCGACTGCGATGAAAAAGACTGCCTGATGCAGATTACCGATTACTTTGTCTCACGGGGATTCTGA
- a CDS encoding RNase J family beta-CASP ribonuclease, whose product MEVEVIAVGGYNEVGRNMTAVRCGKEIVIFDMGLRLDQIMIHEDAEVENMHSLDLIGMKAIPDDTIMNAVEGTVKAIVCTHGHLDHIGAIPKLAHRYDAPIIATPYTAALIRQQIEGEKRFVVNNPVFELPAGKKYRYEISKHLSLEFIAVQHSILDTAMAVLHTPEGAVIYANDFKLDRTPVLGEPPNFARMREVGKEGVLALIVESLNVRIPGRCPSERIAQRLVRDVMTCYEDDKNAMMVGTFASNIARVKMIAECAHEIGRKPVLLGRSMERYSSTAEQMKLVGFPRGMTMRGNRRTVDKMFRTIMKEGRENYVPIVTGSQGEPGAILTRLAFGQTPFKIEKGDRILYSAKVIPNPMNYGQRHTQEVLLGMKGARIFTDLHVSGHAQREEHYEILHYFNPQHIIPSHGDIDMTGGYLKLAEECGYTLNNDVHILRNGQRVRVR is encoded by the coding sequence ATGGAAGTTGAAGTAATAGCCGTGGGCGGGTATAACGAAGTCGGCAGAAATATGACCGCCGTCCGCTGCGGAAAAGAAATAGTTATTTTCGATATGGGTCTGCGTCTGGACCAGATCATGATCCATGAGGATGCGGAAGTAGAGAATATGCATTCCCTGGATCTCATCGGGATGAAGGCGATTCCCGATGATACGATCATGAATGCCGTGGAAGGGACGGTCAAGGCGATTGTCTGTACCCACGGGCACCTGGACCATATCGGTGCCATTCCCAAACTTGCGCACCGGTACGACGCCCCGATCATCGCAACGCCCTATACTGCGGCCCTCATCCGCCAGCAGATCGAGGGGGAGAAGCGCTTCGTGGTGAACAATCCGGTATTCGAGCTTCCGGCAGGGAAGAAATACCGCTACGAGATATCCAAGCACCTCTCCCTTGAGTTCATCGCGGTGCAGCACTCGATTCTCGATACCGCGATGGCGGTTCTCCACACGCCGGAAGGTGCGGTCATCTATGCGAATGATTTCAAGCTCGACCGCACCCCGGTCCTCGGCGAACCTCCCAACTTCGCGCGGATGCGCGAAGTGGGCAAGGAAGGCGTGCTCGCCCTCATCGTCGAGAGCCTGAACGTGAGAATCCCGGGTCGTTGCCCCAGTGAACGGATTGCCCAGCGACTGGTCAGAGACGTGATGACCTGCTATGAGGACGACAAGAATGCGATGATGGTCGGAACCTTTGCCTCGAACATTGCCCGTGTGAAGATGATCGCCGAGTGTGCCCACGAGATCGGACGAAAACCGGTGCTCCTTGGAAGATCGATGGAGCGCTACTCTTCCACCGCCGAGCAGATGAAGCTCGTCGGGTTCCCTCGCGGCATGACGATGCGCGGCAACCGGCGCACGGTGGACAAGATGTTCCGTACCATCATGAAGGAGGGCCGGGAGAACTATGTGCCCATCGTCACCGGAAGTCAGGGCGAGCCCGGCGCCATTCTCACCCGTCTTGCCTTCGGCCAGACGCCGTTCAAGATCGAGAAGGGCGACCGGATCCTCTACAGTGCAAAGGTCATCCCCAATCCCATGAATTACGGCCAGCGGCACACGCAGGAGGTGCTCCTCGGGATGAAGGGAGCCCGTATATTCACCGATCTTCACGTGAGTGGTCACGCCCAGCGTGAGGAGCACTACGAAATCCTGCACTACTTCAATCCACAACACATAATTCCGTCCCACGGCGATATTGACATGACAGGCGGATACCTGAAACTTGCGGAGGAGTGCGGGTACACCCTGAATAATGATGTGCATATCCTGAGAAACGGACAGCGGGTCAGAGTACGGTAA
- the fni gene encoding type 2 isopentenyl-diphosphate Delta-isomerase, translating into MKNTSTSSRKKEHLIICANEPVLAGATGFDDIRLVHDALPECSMDAVDLRQRFLGHQLNSPLFIAAMTGGHPDTTAVNATLARAAEECGIGMGVGSQRAALEDPELEGSFTVVREEAPTAFLCANLGIIQLKDHGAEWADRAVEMIDAQALCIHLNPLQEAIQPEGDHDTSGCLESLRDLCSSARYPVIVKETGSGISYEVARSLYAAGAAAIDVGGIGGTSWAAVERVRAHDPALASLGDHFADWGIPTAVSVVETRRAGGPVIATGGLSRGTDIAKAIAIGADLGGMAHALLGPALDGDDALMSEISRIHRELAVAMYLTGARTVNELKSIRTYITGITAEMLRNEE; encoded by the coding sequence ATGAAAAATACGAGCACATCATCACGAAAGAAAGAGCATCTCATCATCTGTGCAAACGAGCCCGTTCTCGCGGGTGCGACGGGGTTCGACGACATCCGTCTGGTGCACGATGCTCTGCCTGAATGTTCCATGGATGCTGTCGACCTGCGTCAGCGGTTTCTTGGACATCAGCTGAACTCACCTCTCTTTATCGCTGCGATGACCGGGGGGCATCCCGACACGACGGCTGTCAATGCAACCCTCGCGAGAGCGGCAGAGGAATGTGGTATCGGCATGGGCGTCGGCTCCCAGCGTGCGGCCCTTGAAGACCCCGAACTGGAAGGAAGTTTCACCGTCGTCCGGGAAGAAGCGCCGACCGCATTTCTCTGTGCGAACCTGGGTATAATTCAGCTCAAGGACCATGGTGCAGAATGGGCCGATCGTGCAGTCGAGATGATCGATGCACAGGCACTCTGCATTCACCTGAACCCTCTTCAGGAAGCAATCCAGCCCGAAGGCGATCACGACACCTCCGGGTGCCTCGAAAGTCTGCGTGATCTCTGTTCATCCGCCAGGTACCCGGTCATCGTCAAGGAGACCGGGTCGGGGATATCGTATGAAGTCGCCCGTTCGCTGTATGCAGCGGGTGCGGCGGCCATCGACGTCGGCGGCATCGGCGGGACATCGTGGGCGGCGGTCGAACGGGTGCGGGCCCATGATCCGGCGCTCGCCTCCCTCGGCGATCATTTCGCCGACTGGGGAATCCCGACCGCCGTCAGCGTCGTCGAGACGCGGCGGGCCGGAGGGCCGGTCATTGCGACCGGCGGCCTGAGCCGGGGAACGGATATTGCAAAGGCCATTGCAATCGGCGCGGATCTTGGCGGCATGGCACATGCGCTCCTTGGGCCTGCGCTTGACGGCGATGATGCCCTGATGAGTGAGATCTCCCGGATACACCGGGAACTTGCGGTTGCGATGTATCTTACCGGTGCACGAACCGTGAACGAACTGAAATCAATACGAACGTACATCACCGGCATAACCGCCGAAATGCTACGAAACGAGGAATAA
- a CDS encoding isopentenyl phosphate kinase codes for MTESILVKLGGSVVTDKSGECKVDEARLAAIADELASRPDVRFVVVHGAGSCGHPEAKRHHLDKGLNQNNKAGIFITHNAVRNLNDAVIKALRARGVEAVGIHPLDACIANNGRLISFESGPVELLMQHGIVPVLHGDVVMDRKRGACIVSGDQLIAALPSRIRIDRIGLATDVAGVLSDGDVVPVITPETADILDIRQSDNTDVTGGMKGKISELLALAEEGTESAIFHISRLGDFLDGRDHGGTVVKGSHKQN; via the coding sequence ATGACAGAAAGCATACTGGTAAAGCTGGGCGGTAGCGTCGTTACCGACAAATCGGGTGAATGCAAAGTAGACGAGGCACGACTGGCGGCAATTGCGGATGAACTCGCATCCCGTCCGGATGTCCGGTTTGTGGTTGTACATGGTGCCGGTTCCTGCGGGCACCCGGAAGCGAAACGCCATCACCTTGATAAAGGTTTAAATCAGAATAATAAAGCAGGTATATTTATCACCCACAATGCCGTTCGGAATCTGAACGATGCGGTGATAAAGGCGCTGCGTGCACGAGGGGTGGAGGCCGTCGGTATCCATCCGCTTGATGCATGCATCGCAAACAACGGACGTCTCATATCATTCGAAAGCGGACCTGTAGAACTCCTCATGCAGCATGGAATTGTTCCGGTCCTCCACGGGGACGTGGTCATGGACCGTAAACGGGGTGCATGCATTGTTTCCGGGGATCAGCTGATAGCAGCTCTTCCGTCAAGGATACGGATCGACCGTATTGGTCTTGCGACCGACGTTGCGGGCGTTCTCAGCGATGGGGACGTGGTGCCGGTCATCACTCCGGAGACCGCAGACATCCTGGACATTCGGCAATCAGACAATACCGATGTTACGGGCGGAATGAAAGGGAAGATTTCCGAACTCCTCGCTCTTGCAGAGGAAGGAACGGAATCGGCCATCTTTCATATTTCAAGGCTCGGGGATTTCCTGGATGGGCGTGATCACGGTGGAACTGTTGTGAAAGGTTCCCACAAGCAGAACTGA
- the mvk gene encoding mevalonate kinase, whose amino-acid sequence MAVWSAPGKVFLFGEHAVVYGKPGIAMGIKPRVYVTVRKTRHPPRVKSPYLEMCFEKMGVNGSVYIHSQLPSSSGLGSSAAVTVATLSAINDEFSLGHSRDDIAHLAFQVEKEVQMGRASPTDTYVSTFGGIVLIMGGTKRRLPPQDFHLVIGNTMVSHSTAKMVEQVATFREEDPNIVNPILDAIEAVTLKSMHVFNDHRSLGRYMDINHELLEALGVGHPSLTRLVMAARSAGAYGAKITGAGGGGSMVALCPKRSKSKVAGAIEGCDGKAITTTIDTEGARKESEDDRKHTGKAGR is encoded by the coding sequence TTGGCAGTATGGAGCGCACCTGGCAAGGTATTTCTATTTGGTGAGCATGCGGTGGTGTACGGAAAGCCCGGCATAGCGATGGGGATTAAACCGCGGGTCTATGTAACCGTGCGAAAGACCCGGCATCCCCCGCGGGTGAAATCGCCCTATCTTGAGATGTGTTTTGAGAAGATGGGTGTCAATGGAAGCGTCTATATCCATTCCCAGCTTCCGAGTTCATCGGGCCTGGGGTCCTCGGCGGCAGTGACGGTCGCAACGCTTTCTGCGATCAACGACGAATTCTCGCTGGGACATTCGAGAGATGATATTGCGCATCTCGCATTCCAGGTGGAAAAGGAGGTCCAGATGGGACGTGCAAGCCCCACGGACACCTACGTCTCCACCTTCGGTGGCATCGTTTTGATCATGGGTGGAACCAAGCGCCGTCTCCCTCCGCAGGATTTTCACCTCGTCATCGGCAATACGATGGTCTCTCACTCCACGGCAAAGATGGTCGAGCAGGTTGCAACCTTCCGGGAAGAGGACCCGAACATCGTCAATCCCATTCTCGATGCCATCGAGGCGGTGACACTCAAATCCATGCATGTCTTCAATGATCACCGTTCTCTCGGCCGGTACATGGATATCAATCATGAACTGCTTGAGGCACTCGGCGTCGGGCATCCATCACTGACACGCCTGGTGATGGCCGCACGGTCGGCAGGTGCCTATGGGGCGAAGATCACGGGCGCGGGGGGCGGCGGTTCCATGGTGGCCCTTTGTCCCAAACGATCCAAATCAAAGGTCGCAGGAGCCATCGAGGGCTGTGACGGGAAGGCAATCACCACCACGATCGACACAGAAGGGGCACGAAAGGAGTCAGAAGATGACAGAAAGCATACTGGTAAAGCTGGGCGGTAG
- the amrB gene encoding AmmeMemoRadiSam system protein B, which yields MVVRRPTFAGMFYPDDPAELMTLMDLFLSRAHGVDDCYGVVAPHAGYPYSGQVQAASYSCIPKGYSGTFIVLGPSHAGYPTSTSAMDWGTPIGVVETDADLCRALGIEIRDDAINARENSLEVQMPFIRHCFPEAKIVPVLMGYQDYASAMDVASRITAALETYSGDIRIIASSDFSHYIPDAVARADDQYVIEALHNLNTEEFYKRLVEKRLTACGYGPIAVLTEVCRHLGATQGRLIEYATSGDVTGDFDQVVGYASIAAV from the coding sequence ATGGTTGTACGTCGCCCGACATTTGCCGGGATGTTCTACCCGGATGACCCCGCTGAATTAATGACCCTGATGGATCTTTTTCTTTCCCGGGCGCACGGTGTCGACGACTGTTACGGCGTTGTCGCCCCCCATGCGGGATATCCATATTCAGGACAGGTCCAGGCGGCCTCATATTCATGCATTCCAAAGGGCTATTCCGGGACCTTTATTGTACTGGGTCCGAGTCATGCGGGCTATCCGACCAGCACGTCTGCTATGGACTGGGGAACGCCCATCGGGGTCGTCGAGACCGATGCAGACCTCTGCCGGGCACTGGGTATCGAAATACGCGATGATGCGATCAATGCGCGCGAAAATTCTCTTGAGGTGCAGATGCCGTTTATCAGGCACTGCTTCCCCGAAGCGAAGATAGTTCCCGTCCTGATGGGATACCAGGATTATGCGAGCGCGATGGACGTTGCTTCACGGATAACCGCGGCATTGGAGACGTATTCCGGCGATATCAGGATCATCGCATCGAGCGATTTTTCCCATTATATTCCGGATGCGGTGGCACGTGCCGACGATCAGTACGTGATCGAGGCACTTCATAATTTAAATACTGAAGAGTTTTATAAAAGATTAGTCGAGAAAAGACTGACGGCATGCGGGTACGGGCCGATAGCGGTCCTCACCGAGGTCTGTCGGCATCTCGGAGCCACACAGGGACGTCTGATAGAATATGCAACAAGCGGCGACGTCACCGGTGACTTCGATCAGGTTGTCGGATATGCATCAATAGCGGCGGTATAA
- the rpsB gene encoding 30S ribosomal protein S2, whose amino-acid sequence MNSNEMEIELTESLVPVEEYLAAGVHIGTQQKNDDMMKFIYRVRGDGLYILDIRETDGRIKTAAQFIAKFNPAEVLVVTSRQYGQYPAKRFAQAIGGMHKVGRFIPGTLTNPNMDGFIEPRLVLVTDPTGDAQAIKEAVQTGIPVVALCDTNNSTKYIDLVIPTNNKGRKALSMVYYLLTREVLKERGITTSLVQEDFEIEL is encoded by the coding sequence GTGAACTCAAACGAAATGGAAATTGAGCTGACTGAATCACTTGTTCCGGTCGAGGAATATCTGGCTGCAGGCGTTCACATCGGAACGCAGCAGAAGAATGATGATATGATGAAATTCATCTACCGCGTGCGCGGCGATGGATTGTACATACTTGATATCAGGGAGACGGACGGCAGGATTAAGACTGCGGCACAGTTTATTGCAAAGTTCAACCCTGCTGAGGTCCTTGTTGTCACGTCCCGCCAGTACGGGCAGTACCCCGCAAAGCGGTTTGCCCAGGCAATCGGGGGCATGCACAAGGTAGGGCGCTTTATCCCCGGAACCCTGACCAACCCGAATATGGATGGGTTCATCGAGCCCCGTCTCGTCCTTGTGACAGACCCGACCGGTGACGCACAGGCTATCAAGGAAGCAGTCCAGACCGGCATCCCCGTCGTGGCGCTCTGCGATACCAATAACTCCACCAAATACATCGATCTCGTTATTCCAACGAATAACAAAGGCCGCAAGGCACTCTCAATGGTCTACTATCTCCTGACACGCGAAGTTCTGAAAGAGCGTGGCATTACGACCTCACTCGTTCAGGAAGACTTCGAAATAGAACTCTGA
- the eno gene encoding phosphopyruvate hydratase: MAQIQQINLRTILDSRGNPTVEAEVVAEGATGRAAAPSGASTGMYEAKVRPPRDAIADAESTVIPVLLGEDVTDQPCIDAILREIDGTQDFSVIGANVAVAISLASAKAAASSLGLPLFRYLGGAFAMETPYPLGNVIGGGAHAANATDIQEFLVVPTGAMNSEEGVFANAAVHRTIKELLAARGNACGKGDEGAWAPRIQDIEAFDLVQEAVGMVSDELLIEIRMGIDVAASELWKDGAYAYRDAHRTTEDQVAYIAELVDRYELAYVEDPLQEEDFEGFSDLTSLVGDRCLICGDDLYVTNVERIETGIETDASNCVLIKPNQIGTLTDTYEAIKMAHSYGMETVMSHRSGETTDETIAHLATAFGCIYLKTGVVGGERIAKLNELIRIEELIS; this comes from the coding sequence ATGGCACAGATTCAGCAGATCAATTTACGAACTATTCTCGACAGCCGCGGCAATCCAACGGTTGAAGCAGAGGTTGTGGCAGAAGGAGCTACCGGGCGTGCTGCGGCACCTTCCGGTGCAAGTACAGGGATGTATGAGGCAAAGGTTCGTCCGCCGAGAGACGCCATTGCCGATGCAGAATCAACGGTGATACCGGTCCTCCTCGGGGAGGATGTGACGGATCAACCGTGTATCGACGCAATTCTTCGGGAAATTGACGGGACGCAGGATTTCTCGGTCATCGGAGCCAATGTTGCAGTCGCGATATCGCTCGCCTCGGCAAAGGCTGCGGCATCGTCACTCGGACTGCCGCTCTTCCGGTACCTCGGGGGTGCATTTGCGATGGAGACCCCGTACCCGCTGGGCAATGTCATCGGCGGTGGGGCACATGCGGCAAATGCAACCGATATCCAGGAATTCCTCGTCGTTCCGACAGGTGCGATGAACTCCGAAGAAGGTGTCTTTGCAAACGCGGCCGTTCACCGGACGATAAAAGAGCTTCTGGCCGCTCGCGGCAATGCCTGCGGCAAGGGGGATGAGGGCGCCTGGGCACCCCGGATCCAGGACATTGAGGCATTCGATCTCGTGCAGGAAGCGGTCGGAATGGTCTCCGACGAACTGCTGATTGAGATTCGGATGGGCATCGACGTTGCGGCAAGCGAACTCTGGAAGGACGGCGCGTACGCTTACCGTGATGCACACCGCACCACAGAGGACCAGGTCGCATATATCGCAGAGCTCGTCGACCGCTACGAGCTTGCCTATGTCGAGGACCCCTTGCAGGAAGAGGACTTTGAAGGGTTTTCGGACCTGACCTCACTGGTGGGAGACCGCTGTCTTATCTGTGGTGACGACCTTTATGTTACGAATGTTGAGCGCATAGAAACGGGTATCGAGACCGATGCGTCGAATTGCGTTCTCATTAAACCAAATCAGATCGGAACCCTTACGGATACCTATGAGGCTATTAAGATGGCACATTCATATGGTATGGAAACCGTAATGAGCCATCGTTCCGGTGAAACCACCGATGAAACCATAGCGCATCTCGCAACGGCATTCGGATGTATTTATCTGAAGACCGGTGTCGTTGGCGGAGAACGCATCGCAAAACTGAATGAACTTATACGAATTGAGGAGTTGATATCGTGA
- a CDS encoding DNA-directed RNA polymerase subunit K: protein MESFTRYERARIVGARSLQISMGAPLLVQTDAIDPLEIADEEFRKNVIPITVKRAK from the coding sequence ATGGAATCATTTACCCGTTATGAAAGAGCAAGAATTGTCGGCGCACGTTCTTTGCAGATTTCGATGGGAGCTCCTCTTCTGGTCCAGACTGATGCGATTGATCCTCTTGAGATTGCCGATGAAGAATTCCGAAAAAATGTAATTCCCATCACGGTAAAAAGAGCGAAGTGA